In one Ischnura elegans chromosome 13, ioIscEleg1.1, whole genome shotgun sequence genomic region, the following are encoded:
- the LOC124170313 gene encoding uncharacterized protein LOC124170313 gives MTSNISAVNSEAFVKERLFAGLSTGSLLQHKDLMDMLKDVDIRGMWQRTPLHEGVRLGKADWVEELLSRGADPLLMDDSRESPLSAAQEMVRLFPKDPHRLQVLKLVTLVHRRDEAMVQRRIVSPSAPTASLLHGTSSEVSRSDSEIASLKTCVDPLRQEMKSPVAQVGPSVSEGKDQTRGHYPLLQSHEAAEPWTGESATVAAAGLGTIVLSSVAIEERHKCIEGMLGKTRMVQGDRFDRVRWFYERIYDRDDFTALMLKHLSVEAGVKVLVDSESTNIGRMKQKCYDVTGLMEKGKRLTVFADVESGTVYFGAGEGFSDDLVAGWFARALSLLSQMLLFGNKGRPYERGDSESEHEWKKVMDEVVEEKSWRAFILDRWILYAYSKMSDLAKDCYMAATVPGIIARSGSAAGRYQLLDSVPLLFAFYSNHVVPKMLAKTRSNDVA, from the exons ATGACGAGCAACATTTCTGCCGTAAATTCCGAGGCATTTGTCAAGGAGAGGCTCTTTGCAGGGCTGTCAACTGGATCACTGCTGCAGCACAAAGACCTGATGGACATGCTGAAGGACGTGGATATACGTGGCATGTGGCAAAGAACGCCTTTGCACGAGGGAGTGAGACTCG GTAAGGCTGATTGGGTTGAGGAGCTACTTTCGAGAGGAGCTGACCCACTACTGATGGATGACAGTCGCGAGAGTCCTCTCTCTGCGGCTCAGGAGATGGTTCGCCTCTTCCCTAAAGACCCCCACCGCCTGCAAGTGCTCAAGTTGGTGACGTTGGTGCACAGAAGGGATGAGGCAATGGTGCAGCGCCGGATCGTATCTCCAAGTGCCCCAACCGCCAGCCTTCTCCATGGAACATCGTCCGAGGTGTCCAGGTCAGACTCTGAAATTGCGTCTCTGAAGACTTGTGTGGACCCGTTGAGGCAGGAGATGAAGTCTCCTGTCGCTCAGGTGGGCCCTTCCGTGTCGGAAGGGAAGGACCAAACGCGTGGACATTATCCGCTTTTGCAATCCCACGAGGCGGCCGAACCGTGGACCGGGGAGAGTGCGACCGTCGCAGCGGCGGGTCTCGGAACGATTGTGCTTTCGTCCGTCGCAATTGAAGAGAGGCACAAGTGCATCGAGGGCATGCTGGGAAAGACCCGCATGGTGCAAGGGGACCGATTCGATAGAGTCCGCTGGTTTTACGAGCGGATTTACGATCGGGACGATTTCACCGCCTTGATGCTGAAGCACCTGAGTGTGGAGGCTGGGGTGAAGGTTTTGGTGGACAGCGAGTCCACAAACATCGGGAGGATGAAGCAGAAGTGTTACGATGTGACCGGGCTCATGGAGAAAGGCAAACGTTTGACCGTGTTCGCCGATGTGGAATCTGGGACCGTTTATTTTGGTGCGGGGGAGGGATTTAGCGACGACTTGGTCGCTGGTTGGTTTGCAAGGGCCCTCTCTCTGCTATCTCAGATGCTTCTGTTCGGCAACAAGGGGAGGCCGTACGAACGAGGAGATTCAGAGAGTGAGCACGAGTGGAAGAAAGTGATGGATGAGGTGGTGGAGGAGAAGAGTTGGAGAGCATTTATTTTGGACAGGTGGATCCTTTATGCATACAGTAAGATGTCTGATTTGGCAAAGGACTGTTACATGGCAGCTACGGTTCCTGGGATCATTGCTCGGAGTGGATCCGCAGCGGGAAGATATCAGCTGTTGGACTCTGTGCCTCTCCTCTTTGCGTTCTACTCAAACCACGTGGTGCCGAAGATGCTAGCCAAGACTAGG